A region from the Aegilops tauschii subsp. strangulata cultivar AL8/78 chromosome 5, Aet v6.0, whole genome shotgun sequence genome encodes:
- the LOC109734170 gene encoding CASP-like protein 2B1, translating into MAMEKNFVEPALVSSLNDNEPPTRALLDVGVMAAMAGPAERKMKVWELVLRCLVGGFGAVAAALVVTDSQTRTFFSLERRAKYTDMKALVLLVAANGAAVGYSLLQAARCAVAMARGGGALVMSSRALAWSVFSGDQLLAYAMLAATAAALQSSLLGKLGQPELQWMGICGLYGAFCRQVGAGIACAVVAGLAAVLLASFSAFNLFRLYGGNKGSSSTRNGSTWY; encoded by the coding sequence ATGGCCATGGAGAAGAACTTCGTGGAGCCAGCACTCGTCTCAAGTCTCAACGACAACGAGCCTCCCACACGCGCACTTCTAGACGTGGGTGTCATGGCAGCCATGGCGGGTCCGGCGGAGAGGAAGATGAAGGTGTGGGAGCTGGTGCTGCGGTGCCTCGTCGGCGGCTtcggcgcggtggcggcggcgctggTGGTCACCGACAGCCAGACCCGGACCTTCTTCTCCCTCGAGCGGAGGGCCAAGTACACCGACATGAAGGCGCTGGTGCTCCTGGTGGCCGCCAACGGCGCTGCCGTCGGGTACAGTCTGCTGCAGGCGGCGCGCTGCGCCGTGGCGATGGCGAGGGGAGGCGGCGCGCTGGTCATGAGCAGCAGGGCGCTCGCCTGGTCGGTCTTCTCCGGCGACCAGCTGCTGGCGTACGCGATGCTGgccgcgacggcggcggcgctgcagTCGTCGCTCCTCGGGAAGCTCGGCCAGCCGGAGCTGCAGTGGATGGGGATCTGCGGCCTCTACGGCGCCTTCTGTAGGCAGGTCGGCGCGGGCATCGCGTGCGCCGTCGTCGCGGGGCTCGCCGCCGTGCTCCTCGCATCCTTCTCCGCGTTCAACCTGTTTCGCCTCTACGGCGGCAACAAGGGGAGCAGTAGTACTAGAAACGGCTCAACGTGGTACTAG
- the LOC109768075 gene encoding uncharacterized protein yields the protein MPRYSAGADEDIDVFQSGTMGDEQEAHDLIDEEYYMFCNEGSDNDILDDDEEASMSSAKPSEIDPFDTVYSNIPDNTHILKVDENCKHCKARKFESEPDGFCCRNGQIELKQPEPITELMRLWSSMDADSRHFRENIRFFNGHFAFTTLGVSLDENYTNMKSGVYTFRAHGTIYHNVHSFGPSSRPEHLQLYFYDDDPNLNHRKAATKQLDQDVVKRLVDILKENPYSQQFRSLGAHKDNLDDYRIDLNTDKRLDQRRYNKLVSSEVAAIWVEGTDLAKRFDRRITLCGNNNERHSIRVTSGAYDPLSYPLFYPMGELGWHPKLPKRNVSWEVVLNPRLCHDDEDDAGMLFVSHFVTNNFLFLKIMLTRWYSNMCRGE from the exons ATGCCGAGATACTCTGCCGGTGCTGATG AAGACATCGATGTATTCCAAAGCGGCACCATGGGCGATGAGCAGGAAGCACACGACTTGATTGATGAGGAGTACTACATGTTTTGCAACGAAG GATCCGATAACGACATATTGGATGATGACGAGGAAGCGAGCATGTCTAGCGCTAAACCTAGCGAGATTGATCCATTTGACACTGTCTACTCAAACATTCCAGACAACACTCACATCCTGAAAGTCGACGAAAATTGCAAACACTGCAAGGCCAGAAAGTTTGAGTCTGAGCCTGACGGCTTCTGCTGTCGCAATGGCCAGATCGAGCTTAAGCAACCGGAACCAATCACAGAGCTTATGAGGCTATGGTCCAGCATGGATGCAGATTCTAGACATTTTCGGGAGAACATACGTTTCTTCAACGGGCATTTCGCCTTCACAACCCTTGGGGTCAGCCTTGATGAAAACTACACTAACATGAAGTCTGGGGTGTACACATTCCGAGCACACGGCACCATCTACCACAATGTCCATTCGTTCGGGCCTAGCTCCCGTCCAGAACATCTGCAGTTGTACTTCTATGACGACGACCCTAACCTAAATCATCGTAAGGCGGCCACCAAGCAATTAGACCAGGATGTCGTGAAGAGGTTAGTAGACATACTCAAAGAAAACCCATACTCCCAGCAATTTAGGAGTTTGGGTGCACACAAGGACAACCTCGATGATTATAGGATAGACCTAAACACCGATAAGAGGCTTGACCAAAGAAGATATAATAAACTGGTGTCATCTGAAGTCGCTGCAATTTGGGTTGAGGGCACTGACCTAGCAAAAAGGTTTGACCGCAGGATAACACTTTGTGGTAACAACAACGAAAGGCATAGTATACGTGTGACCTCAGGGGCATATGACCCGTTGTCTTATCCATTATTCTATCCAATGGGGGAGCTAGGTTGGCATCCGAAGCTACCCAAACGTAATGTTTCTTGGGAGGTTGTACTAAATCCTCGTTTGTGTCatgatgacgaagatgatgcaGGTATGTTGTTTGTGTCCCACTTTGTTACAAATAATTTCTTGTTTTTAAAAATAATGCTCACGCGATGGTACTCAAACATGTGCAGAGGGGAATAG
- the LOC109734195 gene encoding uncharacterized protein, which translates to MYIKIESCRLRWYRKNQTQIRADLYKGVVDAITSGETRASAVGVRIVLPGTYPGGDRDMKKRHMDAMAIVHTYGKPDIFLTMTCNPKWEEITNELLPGQTAQDRPDIVARVFYGKLEAMKDMLLKKMVLGVVVAYVYVVEFQKRGLPHAHFLLIMDSTYKLLVPEQYDRLISAELPDKQKYPELYAMVVKHMMHGPCGALNPKNVCMQDNECKCRYPRPFNENTIQGKDSYPVYRRRDDGRRAKVRGKMLDNRWVVPYNPYLLWMFNCHINVEVCSSIKAVKYIYKYIYKGHDKASFSIDQPDADGNIDEIKRYVDARWVTPPEAMWRIFGFPLCANYPPVLQLPLHLPNMHRVAFNAQADLKNVVSSENASKSMLTEYFKANELHPWARHILYKDFPGSFTWEKKKKIWKRRMERFQLGRIVSANPAEGERYYLRVLLNHVPGKTSCEDLLTVDGVVCGSFRESGERLGLIEADNTLDDCLTEAEQWAMPCSLRRLFATILVHCEPGDVRGLWDRHLEPMSDDYRRTRTSPNEVEQMVLLDIRGMLQSMGKDIIDFALPTIDDAFDPTEGEAREIIEESTIEFDESDTKLSSSLNFEQRAAYDEILAAVEHGDGGIFFVDGPGGTGKTFLYRAMLAKVRREGKIAIATATSGVAASIMPGGRTAHSRFKIPLSCDDGASCSFTKQSGTAKLLRMASLILWDEASMTKRQAVEALDNSMRDIMGIRDRPFGGKTVVFGGDFRQVLPVVRRGSRGQIIDASLRSSHLWKSMRQLQLITNMRAHNDKWFANYLLRVSNGTEEADDQGNILLPDDICLPSTGEVDDLEKLIDHVFPSLDDNMADSSYMTSRAILSTTNDNVDKINIRMIERFHGDEVIYHSFDSAEDDPYGCYAPEFLSGLTPNGLPPHALKLKLNCPVILLRNIDPANGLCNGTRLVVRGFERNTIDAEIVIGQHAGRRVFLPRIPLCPSDNDMFPFKFKRKQFPIRLSFAMNINKAQGQTIPIVGVYLPNPVFSHGQLYVALSRATAKRNIKILIQKEKPKEKSNKQHNNPKKRKRPTVSLLTSMKNIVYKEVLTG; encoded by the coding sequence ATGTACATCAAGATTGAGAGCTGTCGGTTGAGGTGGTACAGGAAGAACCAGACGCAGATCCGTGCCGATTTGTATAAAGGAGTTGTTGATGCGATCACATCGGGTGAGACGCGAGCAAGCGCTGTTGGGGTAAGAATAGTGCTCCCTGGAACTTACCCTGGTGGCGACCGCGACATGAAGAAGAGACATATGGATGCCATGGCAATTGTCCATACATACGGGAAGCCTGACATCTTCTTGACCATGACTTGCAACCCTAAATGGGAAGAGATAACAAATGAGTTGCTTCCTGGACAGACGGCGCAAGACCGACCTGATATTGTGGCTCGCGTGTTCTATGGCAAACTAGAGGCTATGAAAGATATGTTGCTCAAGAAGATGGTCCTGGGTGTTGTTGTTGCTTATGTTTACGTAGTTGAGTTCCAGAAGAGAGGCCTCCCCCACGCACATTTTTTGTTGATCATGGATTCAACGTATAAGCTTCTTGTCCCAGAGCAGTATGACCGACTCATTTCCGCAGAGCTCCCAGACAAGCAAAAGTATCCTGAATTGTATGCAATGGTGGTAAAACATATGATGCACGGACCATGCGGTGCTCTCAACCCGAAGAATGTTTGCATGCAAGATAATGAATGCAAGTGCAGATACCCGCGGCCGTTCAATGAGAACACGATACAAGGCAAGGACTCATACCCAGTTTATCGGCGTAGAGACGATGGTAGACGCGCTAAGGTTCGAGGGAAAATGTTGGACAACCGATGGGTTGTGCCATATAACCCTTACCTTCTGTGGATGTTTAATTGCCACATCAACGTCGAGGTCTGCTCTAGCATAAAGGCTGTAAAATACATTTATAAGTACATTTATAAGGGCCATGATAAGGCTTCTTTCAGCATCGACCAGCCAGACGCTGATGGTAACATTGATGAGATCAAGAGATACGTTGACGCAAGATGGGTCACCCCTCCGGAGGCTATGTGGAGGATATTTGGCTTCCCACTGTGTGCCAATTACCCGCCTGTCTTGCAGTTGCCTCTTCATCTCCCGAATATGCACAGGGTTGCATTCAATGCACAGGCTGACTTGAAGAATGTTGTATCCTCCGAGAATGCTTCAAAATCCATGTTAACGGAGTATTTCAAGGCAAACGAACTACACCCTTGGGCAAGGCATATATTGTACAAGGATTTCCCCGGAAGCTTCACGTgggagaagaaaaagaagataTGGAAGAGGCGGATGGAGCGTTTTCAACTAGGTCGTATCGTGTCTGCCAATCCTGCCGAGGGGGAGCGATACTACCTTCGTGTGTTGTTGAACCATGTTCCGGGGAAAACATCATGTGAGGACTTGCTCACCGTCGACGGCGTGGTATGTGGGAGCTTTAGAGAGTCCGGTGAAAGGTTGGGACTCATCGAGGCAGACAACACGCTCGACGACTGTCTTACTGAGGCGGAGCAGTGGGCTATGCCATGTTCTCTTAGGAGGCTCTTTGCAACAATCTTGGTGCACTGCGAGCCAGGCGACGTGCGCGGGTTATGGGATAGACACCTCGAGCCTATGTCCGATGACTACCGTCGGACACGCACGTCCCCGAACGAGGTGGAGCAAATGGTGTTGCTTGACATTAGGGGTATGTTGCAGTCTATGGGTAAAGACATTATTGATTTTGCTCTTCCAACGATCGATGATGCATTTGACCCAACCGAGGGCGAGGCCAGAGAGATCATCGAGGAATCAACCATTGAGTTTGACGAAAGTGACACTAAATTGTCATCTTCCCTGAATTTTGAGCAAAGGGCTGCATACGACGAGATACTAGCGGCTGTTGAACACGGTGATGGGGGTATATTCTTTGTTGATGGCCCTGGAGGTACGGGGAAGACCTTCCTTTACAGGGCGATGCTCGCCAAGGTGAGGCGCGAGGGCAAGATTGctatcgctaccgcgacgtcgggCGTCGCTGCTTCTATCATGCCTGGCGGCAGGACTGCCCACTCGAGATTCAAAATCCCACTGAGTTGTGATGATGGAGCCTCGTGCAGCTTCACCAAGCAGAGTGGGACCGCCAAGCTGCTAAGGATGGCCTCATTGATACTATGGGACGAGGCCAGCATGACTAAGCGACAAGCGGTTGAGGCATTAGACAATAGCATGCGCGACATCATGGGAATACGCGACCGACCCTTTGGAGGAAAGACTGTTGTTTTTGGCGGGGACTTTAGGCAGGTGCTTCCGGTCGTCAGAAGGGGGTCACGGGGCCAGATAATTGATGCAAGCCTCCGAAGTTCTCATCTATGGAAGAGTATGCGGCAGCTTCAGCTCATCACCAACATGAGGGCTCATAATGACAAGTGGTTTGCAAATTACTTGCTCAGGGTCAGTAATGGCACAGAGGAAGCCGACGATCAAGGCAACATACTACTCCCTGATGATATCTGTCTGCCATCTACAGGCGAggttgacgacctggagaagctGATTGACCACGTGTTTCCGAGTCTAGATGACAACATGGCAGATTCGAGTTACATGACATCTCGCGCAATCCTTTCCACGACAAATGACAACGTCGACAAGATAAACATCCGCATGATAGAGCGTTTCCACGGAGATGAAGTAATCTACCATAGCTTTGACAGTGCGGAGGATGACCCATATGGCTGCTACGCTCCTGAGTTTCTGAGCGGATTGACTCCCAATGGTCTTCCTCCGCATGCACTCAAACTAAAGCTGAATTGCCCGGTGATACTTCTAAGAAACATTGATCCAGCTAATGGGCTGTGTAACGGGACTAGGCTTGTCGTTAGAGGTTTTGAGAGGAACACCATTGATGCAGAAATCGTGATTGGACAACACGCTGGTAGGAGGGTCTTCCTTCCTCGAATACCTCTGTGCCCATCTGACAACGACATGTTTCCATTCAAGTTTAAGAGGAAGCAATTTCCTATTAGGCTTAGTTTTGCTATGAATATTAACAAGGCTCAAGGGCAGACCATCCCAATTGTTGGTGTGTATCTACCTAATCCGGTGTTCTCTCATGGTCAACTCTATGTTGCTTTGTCTCGAGCCACCGCGAAGAGAAACATAAAAATACTCATTCAGAAGGAGAAGCCAAAGGAGAAGTCCAACAAGCAACATAACAATCCGAAGAAGCGTAAAAGACCGACCGTGTCCTTGCTGACCTCAATGAAGAACATCGTCTACAAGGAAGTACTTACAGGCTGA